From a region of the Acidimicrobiales bacterium genome:
- a CDS encoding DUF1003 domain-containing protein, with the protein MANEDTLAMPRGISGGIHYDPEAFGRFSEGLARYFGTARFLAIQSILVVLWITFNAVAASLSFDPYPFILLNLAFSTQAAYAAPLILLAQNRQADRDRAEVERDRDADARELANTDFLARELAAMRMALEAKASRDDLAELVADLAERLDGAAATSGRGGEVNQT; encoded by the coding sequence ATGGCCAATGAAGACACCCTGGCGATGCCCCGGGGCATCAGCGGCGGGATCCACTACGACCCGGAGGCCTTCGGACGGTTCTCGGAGGGGCTGGCCCGTTACTTCGGCACAGCCCGCTTCCTCGCCATCCAGAGCATCCTCGTGGTGCTCTGGATCACCTTCAATGCCGTGGCCGCCAGTCTGAGCTTCGATCCCTATCCGTTCATCCTCCTCAACCTGGCCTTCTCGACCCAGGCGGCCTACGCAGCACCGCTGATCCTCCTGGCCCAGAACCGCCAGGCCGACCGGGATCGGGCCGAGGTGGAGCGCGACCGTGACGCGGACGCTCGTGAGCTGGCCAACACCGACTTCCTGGCCCGGGAGCTGGCTGCCATGCGGATGGCCCTCGAGGCGAAGGCGTCCCGCGACGACCTCGCCGAGCTCGTTGCCGACCTGGCCGAGAGGCTCGACGGTGCGGCGGCGACCTCTGGGCGCGGTGGCGAGGTCAACCAGACCTGA
- a CDS encoding CBS domain-containing protein, which translates to MAERLVYVSRLVRLSLLGVDGAEVGRIADVVLAAWGGRDAPDVRGFLVALERRRVFVAAGRIAELGHEGARLRGTISLRQFELRPGELLVVGQLLGRSLRGQRVVDVSIRPDSEVPFAWEVATVALGSGRRLARRRPQQVVDWPEATELFSVRSPVGREAAAMGALHPVEMAAVIRDLPLPRRRVLAAALDDDRLADLLEELSEDEQLRLVEGLDGNRLAHVLDEMDADDAADLLGELSPDRQGALLEAMTPDEAAPVRRLLDYDPDTAGGLMNPEPVILRPSVTVAEALARMRDPELPATLAAQVFVTQPPTDTPTGRYLGVCGYQRLLREPPPRPVGRCLDDRPEPVPVDASAAAVAARVAAYDALAVAVTDPAGRLVGAVTVDDVLDRVLPPNWRDPRRTTPHGQ; encoded by the coding sequence GTGGCGGAGCGTCTCGTCTATGTCTCGCGGTTGGTGCGGCTGTCGCTGCTCGGCGTCGACGGGGCCGAGGTGGGTCGGATCGCCGACGTCGTGCTCGCCGCGTGGGGCGGCCGAGACGCGCCAGACGTCCGCGGCTTTCTCGTCGCCCTCGAGCGCCGGCGGGTCTTCGTCGCTGCCGGGCGCATCGCCGAGCTCGGTCACGAGGGTGCCCGCCTGCGCGGGACGATCAGCCTCCGCCAGTTCGAGCTGCGACCGGGCGAGCTCCTCGTCGTGGGGCAGCTGCTCGGACGATCACTGCGGGGCCAACGGGTCGTCGACGTGTCCATCCGCCCTGACTCAGAGGTGCCGTTCGCCTGGGAGGTGGCGACTGTCGCCCTCGGTTCCGGTCGCCGGCTCGCCCGCCGGCGCCCGCAGCAGGTCGTCGACTGGCCCGAGGCCACCGAGCTCTTCAGCGTTCGCAGCCCGGTGGGGCGAGAGGCCGCGGCAATGGGCGCCCTCCATCCCGTCGAGATGGCGGCGGTGATCCGTGACCTGCCCCTTCCCCGGCGACGGGTGCTGGCGGCGGCGCTCGACGATGACCGCCTGGCCGACCTGCTCGAGGAGCTCTCCGAGGACGAGCAGCTGCGCCTGGTGGAAGGACTCGACGGCAACCGGCTGGCCCACGTGCTCGATGAGATGGACGCCGATGACGCCGCCGATCTCCTCGGGGAGCTGTCACCGGATCGTCAGGGCGCACTGCTGGAGGCGATGACCCCCGACGAGGCGGCCCCGGTGCGCCGTCTTCTCGACTACGACCCCGACACCGCAGGCGGGTTGATGAACCCCGAGCCGGTCATCCTCCGGCCTTCGGTCACCGTGGCCGAGGCGTTGGCCCGCATGCGCGACCCGGAGCTCCCCGCGACGCTGGCTGCGCAGGTGTTCGTCACCCAGCCGCCGACCGACACGCCGACCGGTCGGTACCTCGGCGTCTGCGGCTATCAGCGCTTGCTCCGGGAGCCGCCTCCGAGGCCCGTCGGTCGCTGCCTGGACGACCGGCCCGAGCCGGTCCCCGTCGATGCCAGCGCCGCTGCCGTGGCCGCTCGCGTCGCCGCCTACGACGCCCTGGCCGTGGCCGTCACCGACCCCGCCGGGCGTCTCGTCGGCGCGGTCACCGTCGACGACGTCCTCGATCGAGTACTGCCCCCCAACTGGCGAGACCCCAGGAGGACGACACCTCATGGCCAATGA
- a CDS encoding ATP-binding protein, translating into MTVRRTALLVSAGALVTTLAALATGMPWGDAMTLSGISIGVAGAVGAIGWGALRGVRRRSVALQAAVVALAVVAAVGIGVLVAASRMFIDDHDLAVLLVVLPAAGTVGILAALVLGHDQARLAESRARAQAVEASRRELVAWVSHDLRTPLSGIRAMVEALEDGVADDAETVARYYRTIRLETERLAKLVDELFELSRIGAHALRLSPAPASLTDLVSDALAGGRPAAEAKAIRLSGRAVGSGPTVVLSTPEFGRALRNLLDNAIRHTSAGGQVMIDADYEDGSATVTVVDSCGGIPADELERVFEVAYRGDTARGHDGGEGAGLGLAIARGLVEAQGGEIAVRNQGAGCAFTVRMPLGREGSNGLATSEREGGAVAGAGRAVPAGAQRR; encoded by the coding sequence GTGACCGTCCGCCGGACAGCGCTGCTCGTCTCGGCCGGCGCCCTCGTCACCACCCTGGCCGCGCTGGCTACGGGGATGCCCTGGGGCGATGCGATGACGCTGTCGGGCATCAGCATCGGCGTGGCCGGCGCCGTCGGCGCCATCGGGTGGGGCGCCCTTCGGGGCGTCCGCCGGCGCTCTGTCGCGCTCCAGGCCGCGGTGGTGGCGTTGGCTGTCGTCGCCGCGGTGGGCATCGGCGTGCTCGTCGCCGCGTCCCGGATGTTCATCGACGACCACGACCTCGCCGTGCTCCTGGTGGTCCTGCCCGCGGCCGGCACCGTCGGCATCCTGGCCGCCCTCGTCCTCGGCCACGACCAGGCCCGCCTGGCCGAGTCTCGGGCTCGGGCCCAGGCCGTCGAGGCCTCCCGCCGCGAGCTCGTGGCCTGGGTCTCCCACGACCTGCGCACGCCGCTGTCCGGGATCCGGGCCATGGTCGAGGCCCTCGAGGATGGTGTGGCTGACGACGCCGAGACGGTCGCCCGCTACTACCGGACCATTCGCCTCGAGACCGAGCGCCTGGCCAAGCTGGTGGACGAGCTGTTCGAGCTCAGCAGGATAGGCGCTCACGCCCTCCGGCTGTCGCCCGCGCCCGCGTCGCTCACCGACCTCGTCTCCGACGCCCTCGCCGGCGGCAGGCCCGCCGCCGAGGCCAAGGCGATCCGGCTCAGCGGCCGCGCTGTCGGCTCGGGCCCCACCGTCGTGCTCTCGACCCCGGAGTTCGGCCGCGCCCTTCGCAACCTGCTCGACAACGCCATCCGCCACACGTCCGCCGGCGGACAGGTGATGATCGACGCCGACTACGAGGACGGCTCGGCCACGGTGACCGTCGTCGACTCCTGCGGCGGGATCCCGGCGGACGAGCTCGAGCGGGTCTTCGAGGTCGCCTACCGAGGCGACACGGCCCGTGGCCACGACGGCGGCGAGGGAGCGGGCCTCGGTCTGGCCATCGCCCGCGGCCTCGTCGAGGCGCAGGGCGGGGAGATCGCGGTGCGCAACCAGGGGGCCGGCTGCGCCTTCACCGTGCGGATGCCGTTGGGACGCGAGGGCTCCAACGGTCTAGCCACCAGTGAGCGCGAGGGCGGGGCCGTCGCCGGAGCCGGGCGCGCCGTGCCTGCCGGCGCTCAGCGGAGGTAG
- a CDS encoding response regulator transcription factor: MEWLAAPMPDGPVPDNGATRVLVVEDDRTVSEVVARYLTREGYAVEEVADGAHAVERALCSLPDLVVVDLMIPGLDGLEVCRRLRQAAPIPVIMLTAKSDEADRIAGLELGADDYVSKPFSPRELMARIRSVLRRARGEPWPQPAAVPGNGAASTGWSPGADLLSAGRISVDLAAHETRLAERLVALTSKEFDLLVFLMRHPRQAFSREELLEHVWGYTYGDTSTVTVHIRRLREKVEDDPADPRHVLTVWSVGYRFEP, encoded by the coding sequence CCGACAACGGGGCCACCCGGGTGCTGGTGGTCGAGGACGATCGCACGGTCTCGGAGGTGGTCGCCCGCTATCTCACCCGGGAGGGCTACGCCGTCGAAGAGGTGGCCGACGGCGCCCACGCCGTCGAGCGGGCCCTCTGCTCGTTGCCGGACCTGGTCGTGGTCGACCTCATGATCCCGGGGCTCGACGGGCTCGAGGTGTGCCGGCGGCTACGGCAGGCGGCCCCCATCCCGGTCATCATGCTGACCGCCAAGAGCGACGAGGCCGATCGCATCGCCGGCCTCGAGCTCGGCGCCGACGACTACGTGTCGAAGCCGTTCTCGCCGAGGGAGCTCATGGCCCGGATCCGGTCGGTGCTGCGCCGGGCTCGGGGTGAGCCGTGGCCTCAGCCCGCCGCCGTGCCTGGCAACGGCGCCGCGTCCACAGGGTGGTCACCGGGCGCCGACCTGCTGTCGGCGGGACGTATCAGCGTCGATCTCGCGGCTCACGAGACCCGGCTCGCCGAGAGGCTGGTGGCCCTCACCTCCAAGGAGTTCGACCTCCTGGTCTTCCTGATGCGTCATCCGCGGCAGGCGTTCAGCCGGGAGGAGCTTCTCGAGCACGTGTGGGGCTACACCTACGGCGACACGTCCACCGTCACGGTCCACATCCGGCGACTGCGCGAGAAGGTCGAGGACGACCCGGCCGATCCACGCCACGTCCTCACGGTGTGGAGCGTCGGCTACCGGTTCGAGCCGTGA